The following coding sequences lie in one Negativicoccus succinicivorans genomic window:
- the cobI gene encoding precorrin-2 C(20)-methyltransferase — translation MQTGTLYGIGVGPGDSEFLTVKAVRTLEHVDVIIVPKTEKKTDSVAYQIAKPFIKELTEVIPIVFPMVPDMTVQERAWEENRKIISGLLAEGKDIAFLTLGDPMLYSTYMYIFRALKKTEYPIETIPGIPAFLAIASHIGRTVGDQEDVITILPGTADAEKLERVIAVSDSLVIMKVYKTWPIIKKLMEKYNLIDDAIMISRAGLPDEVVYRDLRALPEDAKLNYLSTILAKRSH, via the coding sequence CAGAGTTTCTAACAGTCAAAGCGGTACGGACACTGGAGCATGTCGACGTGATTATCGTTCCGAAAACGGAGAAAAAAACCGATTCGGTTGCCTACCAAATTGCTAAGCCTTTTATCAAAGAATTAACGGAAGTTATCCCTATCGTTTTTCCGATGGTTCCTGACATGACAGTTCAGGAAAGAGCCTGGGAGGAAAATCGTAAAATTATTTCCGGATTGTTGGCTGAAGGTAAAGATATAGCATTTTTAACTCTCGGTGATCCGATGTTGTATAGCACCTATATGTACATTTTTAGAGCATTGAAGAAAACGGAATACCCCATCGAAACCATTCCGGGCATCCCGGCTTTTTTGGCGATTGCTTCTCATATCGGACGGACGGTCGGCGATCAGGAAGACGTTATTACCATTTTACCCGGTACTGCGGATGCAGAAAAATTGGAACGTGTCATTGCGGTCAGCGACAGTTTAGTTATTATGAAAGTTTATAAAACTTGGCCGATAATTAAAAAACTGATGGAAAAATACAATTTGATCGATGATGCGATTATGATTTCGCGTGCGGGTCTGCCAGATGAGGTCGTATATCGTGATTTGCGTGCCTTGCCGGAAGATGCGAAGCTGAATTATTTATCGACGATTTTAGCGAAGCGGAGTCACTAA